In Luteipulveratus mongoliensis, the DNA window CTGGACCAGCTCCAGAAGCAGAACCGCGCGCTCGAACGCGACCAGGAGCAGCGCACAGCGATCGCCGCGCAGGAGGAGCGCTCCCGGATCGCCCGCGAGATGCACGACGTCGTTGCCCACTCACTCGCCGTCGTCGTGGTCCAGGCGGACGGCGGTGCGTACGCCGCTCGCTCGGGTTCGCAGGACACGGCGACAGCCCTCGAAAGGGCGGCCACCACACTCGAAACGATCGGGGACGCCGCGCGCGAGGCCCTGACCGAGACCCGCCGGCTGGTCGGCGTGCTGCGCGAGCCGGGATCCGAGATGGAGCTCGCGCCGCAGGCCGGTCTAGACGCGATCGCCGGTGTGGCGGAGCGGACGACCGCGGCCGGCGTACCCACGACCTTCGAGGTGAGCGGCGAGCCAGGTGACGTACCCCGCGACGCCGAGCTCGCGGCGTACCGCGTCGTGCAGGAGTCCCTCACCAACGTGATGAAGCACGCCGGTCCGCAGGCGTCGGCGCACGTCCGGCTCGAGCACCGGCCCGGCGAGATCGTGATCAGCGTGGTCGATGACGGACGCGGCAGCGACACCGTCAGTGACGGCGAGGGCAACGGCATCCCGGGCATGCGCGAGCGCGTACAGATCTACGGCGGCACGCTGGAGGCCGGTCCGCGACGCGGGCCCGGGTTCGCCGTGCAGGCCACGATTCCCGTGACCCAAGAGGTCCGGTCAACGACAAGGAGCAATGCA includes these proteins:
- a CDS encoding sensor histidine kinase, whose protein sequence is MTLENRYDLLRRRPRLFDGLIVGGFVFVSLLVAFASWWLALVGVAISIPLWWRRTRPLWCAGTMFVACLVQLATHNNVLPADVAPLFAIYATAAYGLTKQTRLVGLVLGLLGAVAGGVRWGLIDPGGAKTHAVNIALMTVFLTMVAVSSWVLGDLLRTRRAVLDQLQKQNRALERDQEQRTAIAAQEERSRIAREMHDVVAHSLAVVVVQADGGAYAARSGSQDTATALERAATTLETIGDAAREALTETRRLVGVLREPGSEMELAPQAGLDAIAGVAERTTAAGVPTTFEVSGEPGDVPRDAELAAYRVVQESLTNVMKHAGPQASAHVRLEHRPGEIVISVVDDGRGSDTVSDGEGNGIPGMRERVQIYGGTLEAGPRRGPGFAVQATIPVTQEVRSTTRSNA